AAATGTCACTGCTGATGCTGCTGGCCTATCTCTAAAAGCAGGAAATTCTATTGTCTTAAGGGGTAGTGCAGAAGCAATTAATTCAAACATGGCAATAACCAAAGCCCTTAAAGCGGGATTAGAATATACAAAAGTTGACCCTGACTGTATTTCTTTAATCGAGGACAAATCAAGAGATAGTGTGAACGAACTCTTGACACAGGATAAATATGTAGATGCCTTAATCCCCCGCGGCGGCAAAGGTCTTATACAATTTGTTGTCAAAAACAGCACCGTTCCAGTAATAGAAACCGGCAAAGGAAACTGTCACACTTACGTTGACAAAGATGCAGATATTGATATGGCTGCTGAGATCGCCGTTAATGCAAAAGTACAGCGCCCTGGTGTATGTAATGCCATGGAAACATTGCTAATACATGATAACATAAAAGAAGACTTTCTTAAAAAAGTTGTTCCTAAATTAGAAGAACAGGACGTAGAAATTAGAGGGTGCGAAAAAGCAAGACAGGTCTGTGATGTGAAAGCGGCGGACGAATCTGACTGGGATGAAGAATACCTAGACCTAATCCTCGCAGTCAAAGTAGTTAATAATACTGATGAAGCAGTTAATCACATAGAGACATATGGAACAAGTCATTCAGAAGCAATTGTCACCGAGAATTATACAACAGCTAGAAAATTCTTAAACGAAATAGATGCTGCAGCAGTATATGTTAATGCATCAACAAGATTTACCGATGGTGGTATGTTTGGAATGGGTGCAGAGATCGGAATAAGTACCCAAAAACTTCACGCAAGGGGGCCAATGGGAATAGAACAGCTAACAACCACCAAGTTTACAATATTAGGATCAGGCCAGATAAGGAGCTAATAATTTCTATGTAAAATTATTATGGCTGAATTGTATTTTAGTAATAAAATTAAAGTATATGAGGTTATATTTTTGCACTTAGGGGAAAAAGGGGGATAGTTAGTTATGAAAATAGTGTACACAGAAAAAACTCTTGATTACGGGGTAATAGGACATCCTGATAGTCCGGAAAGAGTACAAAAGGCACATGAGTATTTAAAGGATCTAGACATATATGAATTTGTCAAACCAGAGCCAGCAAATGAAGAAGACATAAAGCTAGTTCACACAAAGGATATATTTGAAAAAGTCAAAAAAGGCAATTTTTTTGACCCAGATTGCCCGGTCTATGAAAATTTGTTTGAACAGGCTCTATTATCTGCAGGTGGAGCAATAAAAGCTCAAGAATTACAGGGGTTTAGCTTAATGCGCCCACCTGGTCATCATGCAGGCGAAGGTGCAATCGGTGGATTTTGCTATTTTAATAATCTTGCAATTGCGGTAAAAAAATCAGGGCTAAAAACATTAATAGTTGATTTTGATGGTCATCATGGTAATGGAACAGAAGATATTTTCCATGGAGATGAAAATGTTTATTTCCTCTCACTTCATAGAGCAATTGGTTTTCCTGGTACAGGAAAAAAGTCTAGGGACAATATAATCAACTATCCTATTGGCAACTGTGATGATGATGAATATATTGAGCTTTTAAAAGAAGGGCTAAGTAAAGTTGAAGATATAGAGTTTGAGCAGATTGCAGTCTCAGCTGGCTTTGATGCCCACGAAAGAGATCCACTTGCCTCTTTAGGTCTGTCTACTGAAGTCTACAAAGAGATTGGAGAAATAATAGCTGAATATAACCTTCCTACATTCGCTGTTCTTGAAGGTGGTTATATAGGAGACGATTTGGGTAAAAATATTGATTCTTTCCTAAAAGGACTCACAAAGAACTCTCCGTGACTCAGAAACGGAGAGTTTTCTTTTTTTGTTTAACTTTTCTATTCACTACTCTCCCCATTTTTTAACCATTCCTCTTTGTAAGAACTCTTAAACTCTCTTAGAGCTGCTTCTATCAAACCTCTGATTTCATCATTAGAATATTTAAGTCCCAAATCTTTAAATCTTGATTCAAGCCATCTACTACCTGCACTTAATTTGTCCTGCCCATTCAAATAATTATAGGACTGCTCAATAAAACCTACAGTAATCCTTGCCAAGTCTTTTTTCATCTGAAGCTCTCTTTCGCTTTTTTCAACCATATCTTTTCCAATTTTATTTTTAACCCATGACGCCAAATATGCAGCAAGAGCTGACGATAACACTAATAAAACATTTTTTAGTATGTCAAATAAAATTTCTTCCAAACTTCTCCGCCCCTTTTAAATTTGATATTACTATCAACTTATAATAAACAATATGAGACAAAAGAAAATTTAGTTAATAAAAAAATAACCGTTTATCACACAAGTTTGTGTGATAAACGGTTATTTAAATCATATTATTAACTCTAAACCTACATTATTTTTATAATAATTAAATTTTAGCCTGATATTCATAAGGTATACTGACAAAAGTTCCAGGTTTGTTAATTTTAACTAAATTACGTAACGCTGAACGCAAAATATCTGTTTGAACTTTAACATCACCTGGCGGCCCTACATTGGCACCCATTGGCACTAATGCATGCACTGCCCTTGGAGCACCTTGCTGCTTAGCTACAGGAGGTAGAGAAGCTATAATAATAGTCGGGATTCCTGCTTCTTCGATTTTTCTCTGCACAACCACGGCAGAGCGATGGCATGTTCCTCATCCAGCAGTAAGTACTGCTGCCCCAACATTTACCTTATTTAATTCATCAGCAATGTCAGGGCCCACATAATCATTAAACGCTTCAAAATCTCCTCCACCTCCCATAAATCCAATATGAATTTCAGTAGAATTTTTAATAAATCCTTCTCTAGATAGTTCATTTAACCTATCAATGGGAAACATGCAGTTTATATCTTTTCTCACATCTTTATGATCATAACCACCATGGGTAACCATCAGTCTATCTGAATCAACGTCTCCTGGAATAACTCGATATGTATTATCACCTGCAACGTTAAAAGGCTCTTGGTCTTTGAGATGAATTCCCGCTGCAGAAACTAGTGCAACTTCGGTATTTTTAAGATCTTTAGGTGGCTTTGACCATACTACAGGTGGTTCTTTTGGAACAAAAACTTCGGATTTAACATTTTTCCCTTCATTAAATAGCTTATCTTTTAACATCCAAACAGCCCTATCAGCGTCTTCTTTGATCAGAGTATTCTCTGCTAAAATCTCTGAACCTTTGTCAGATTGACTTTCACTTTTACTTAATTCAACCATAGCATCCATATACTTATTACCAATAACAAGAGCGCCTTTTTTTGCTGCATAAGTAACTCCTACAACTGGAAACTCTCTTTTACCTATCTCTTCAATATGTCTTGCAAAATCAATATGATTATTACCGTAACCTTCTGTCATCACAATAACCCCATCTGGATTAACTTTCTCTACAATCATACCTACTCTTTTTGCTGTATATTCTTTTTCATGATTTGATTGTGGTGACCCTACAGCAATTACTCCACCAAAGTATAATTCCTCATCTTCATCTATTCTTTGAATTAGAGGGTCCCGGCTGTAATGTCTTGTAGTCTCTTTAGTTGAAGGAGCCACACAGGTCATAGCATGTATTGCTCCATCTTGCACCTCATTCGGGCAAAGCATGACCGGTACATTGCCCATATCGACAACACTTTTGCCACCTATGACTCCACAAGGCTCAAGAGGTAATATAGTATTATCATGCATACCACCCTGGCCCATCATCTCTTTGACTAATAATACGTTAGGTTTGTTTTTATATTCTTTGGGATCATTTTCTTTGATTATTCTTTCTCGATCTTTACTGTCATCTATCAATTCTTTTTTCATTACATTTCTAATATCCTGGATAATTTCATCTGCTGCTCTGTGACATGCAGTTGGACCATCTCTTGTCATGGAAATACCATCCTCAATAGTTATATCAATATTTATAATCAAATCATCTTCATCAGGACATCCAGGTTTATTAAAGGCAATTTTGTCAGTTAACTTGCCAGCTGTGCTTCCAAACTCAGCTACCTGTTTCCCTCCCTGTTCTTTACCTGTTAACACCACTACAACACCTTCTAATTCCATTGTGATACCAGTTCCTAAATGTTCTTCATTCTTTGTTTGAATTGGAATTACATCCATAATTGTATTTACCTTTGTATTTTCATTTTTAGTAGATAATACACGGATGTTAATGTCTTTTAGCTCAGAGTATTTACTAACAATATTACTTGCCAGGTTTTCATTCACACATAGCTTTTCTTTTTCAATTTTTGTACACTCTCCCAAGTATACAGAATTTATTTCATGGCCGATTAGCTGTAGCCTTCTATTCATATTTCATTGCCCCCTATCAAAATATTTTCACTATAGTTTTTGCTAAAACAAGGGACAATATTATACCTGCCTGTATAGCAGAGCCAATTTTAAGAAATAAAATAACGCACCTTCTTGTCTTAAGAAAGATGCGCTTTCTTTTTATATAAATATCAACGCTGTCATATCAAATGGTGCAGGAGGAGGGACTTGAACCCTCACGGGCAAAGCATTGCCCCCAGGATTTTAAGTCCTGTGTGTCTGCCGATTCCACCACTCCTGCATTTTAATCCTTACAAGACTTGCATATTTTATAATGGAGGTGGGAGTGGGATTTGAACCCACGAATAACGGATTTGCAGTCCGCGGCGTTAGGCCGGACTTCGCCATCCCACCTTTTTAAGCATTAAATGGAGCGGGAAACGGGATTCGAACCCGCGGCCCTCGCCTTGGCAAGGCGATGCTCTACCACTGAGCTATTCCCGCGTTAGTAAAAGCAAAAGTTCTATTCTTTAGATGGTGCCGAGAGACGGAGTCGAACCGCCGACACGAGGATTTTCAGTCCTCTGCTCTACCGCCTGAGCTATCTCGGCAAAGCCTATAATATGGCGGGGCTGACGGGATTTGAACCCGCGATCTCCGGCGTGACAGGCCGGCGTGTTAAGCCACTTCACTACAGCCCCAAAAGTTGCCTTTCGTCATCGGCACTTTCAAATTATACACAATGTTAACAAACAAGTCAACACTTTTTTTAATACTTTTTAATAAAATTATTTCCTATGTTACAGTAATTAATTTATAACTTCTCTCTTTCTTTAGCATCTGCAGTACTATAATAAATTAAACTCTGAAGTTCAATTGTTAAATCTACATCATGGATTCTAACATTTTCTGGAGCACTCAATTTTGATGGTGCAAAATTTAATATTGCTCTTATATCAGCCTCAACCAGTCTATTAACTACTTCTTGCGAATGTACAGCCGGAACTGTCAAAACACCTACGCTTACATTTTGATCTTCAACAACTTCTTCTAATTTATTTAAATGATATATTTCAACGCCATCAACATTATCGCCCACTAATTCCGGGTTAACGTCAAAAATAGCAACAACATTTGTATATGGGTTTTCTTGAATATTATAACGGGCAAAGGCTGTTCCTAAGTGTCCAGCGCCAACCACAACAACATTAGTAGGTTTATCAAGGCCAATTATTCTGAGTACCTTCTCTCGTAAATAAGATGTATTGTAGCCTGTCCCTCTTGTACCAAAAGCTCCAAAGTATGCTAAGTCTTTTCTTATCTGTTCTGCTGTAAAACCTGTTTCTTTACTTAAATTTCTTGAAGATATTACATCAATATCCCGCTTAACTAGATTATCAAGAACTCGTAGGTATACTGGTAGCCTTTTTATTATTGACAATGGTGCATCTTCTCTTCTGTTTCCCATAATTTTCCCTCCCTCTATAAGTCAAATTATATTCCTTAATTAAAAACTGAAATCATGACCTTATATTCACAAGCATAAAAATAAAAAAAATGAATTCCCCTTATAGTATAATAACAAAAAATTATAATAATTTCAGCAAAATTCATAGGTTAAATTAAAAAAAGCCTGATTAGAATAATATTTGAGGGAATTCCCTCATAACTATACTATAACCAATTAGTTCTATAAAATATACCGAATATTATACTTCTTTAAGCTTATTTTTTAATTATCTGCTTTTAAAGTAAGGTTTAACTTTTTCGCAAAGATCTTCGGGATAAAATGCACTAAAAGGCTCCTTCATTAATAATTGTAACACATTAGCATCAGGAGGACATTCAGTCAAATTCAAAAATGTTCTTGGAATAATTCTGGCATGAATATTAAAACCATTCTTTTCACTTTCAGAAGGAGCAAAATATAATCCTAAATTAAAACTACAAATATCATTATCTTCAAAATAATTAAATAACCTCAAAAGATCATTAACAAACTCCTCTAATGTTTCGTTATCAATATCTTTCACTGTACTTTTGCCGTTGAAGACTGCAATATACTCACCTAAAACACCAAGGGGAGCAAAAGAAGTAAGCCATGTAAGGTTTTTACCTTCATGTACAAATCTTTCATTTATCTCTTTTTCTTTTTCACAAAGATTATCCCAAAAATTC
The Natranaerofaba carboxydovora genome window above contains:
- a CDS encoding histone deacetylase family protein is translated as MKIVYTEKTLDYGVIGHPDSPERVQKAHEYLKDLDIYEFVKPEPANEEDIKLVHTKDIFEKVKKGNFFDPDCPVYENLFEQALLSAGGAIKAQELQGFSLMRPPGHHAGEGAIGGFCYFNNLAIAVKKSGLKTLIVDFDGHHGNGTEDIFHGDENVYFLSLHRAIGFPGTGKKSRDNIINYPIGNCDDDEYIELLKEGLSKVEDIEFEQIAVSAGFDAHERDPLASLGLSTEVYKEIGEIIAEYNLPTFAVLEGGYIGDDLGKNIDSFLKGLTKNSP
- a CDS encoding glutamate-5-semialdehyde dehydrogenase is translated as MSNVNVEALCKKAKTASKKLAILSSEAKNEALLKMAESLRKEKSAIIDANKEDVENLMKKENYTSAFKDRLTLTEDRIEGMAEGLEDIAKLDDPVGEHLGAKKIQNQMEVGRVRVPMGVIGIIYEARPNVTADAAGLSLKAGNSIVLRGSAEAINSNMAITKALKAGLEYTKVDPDCISLIEDKSRDSVNELLTQDKYVDALIPRGGKGLIQFVVKNSTVPVIETGKGNCHTYVDKDADIDMAAEIAVNAKVQRPGVCNAMETLLIHDNIKEDFLKKVVPKLEEQDVEIRGCEKARQVCDVKAADESDWDEEYLDLILAVKVVNNTDEAVNHIETYGTSHSEAIVTENYTTARKFLNEIDAAAVYVNASTRFTDGGMFGMGAEIGISTQKLHARGPMGIEQLTTTKFTILGSGQIRS
- a CDS encoding phage holin, LLH family, with the translated sequence MEEILFDILKNVLLVLSSALAAYLASWVKNKIGKDMVEKSERELQMKKDLARITVGFIEQSYNYLNGQDKLSAGSRWLESRFKDLGLKYSNDEIRGLIEAALREFKSSYKEEWLKNGESSE
- a CDS encoding redox-sensing transcriptional repressor Rex — translated: MGNRREDAPLSIIKRLPVYLRVLDNLVKRDIDVISSRNLSKETGFTAEQIRKDLAYFGAFGTRGTGYNTSYLREKVLRIIGLDKPTNVVVVGAGHLGTAFARYNIQENPYTNVVAIFDVNPELVGDNVDGVEIYHLNKLEEVVEDQNVSVGVLTVPAVHSQEVVNRLVEADIRAILNFAPSKLSAPENVRIHDVDLTIELQSLIYYSTADAKEREKL
- the prdB gene encoding D-proline reductase (dithiol) protein PrdB encodes the protein MDAMVELSKSESQSDKGSEILAENTLIKEDADRAVWMLKDKLFNEGKNVKSEVFVPKEPPVVWSKPPKDLKNTEVALVSAAGIHLKDQEPFNVAGDNTYRVIPGDVDSDRLMVTHGGYDHKDVRKDINCMFPIDRLNELSREGFIKNSTEIHIGFMGGGGDFEAFNDYVGPDIADELNKVNVGAAVLTAGUGTCHRSAVVVQRKIEEAGIPTIIIASLPPVAKQQGAPRAVHALVPMGANVGPPGDVKVQTDILRSALRNLVKINKPGTFVSIPYEYQAKI